In Alkalibaculum bacchi, a single genomic region encodes these proteins:
- the fliE gene encoding flagellar hook-basal body complex protein FliE, whose product MNILSLYNSILANTNQISYESLASANIPTVNKTDSTILPSENSSVEGISSFKDIISNEIEKLNNTQVKADKLTQDFITGEVEDLHSVMIATEEARIALELAVQVRNKCVEAYKEINNMQL is encoded by the coding sequence ATGAACATATTGTCTTTATACAATAGTATTCTAGCTAATACAAACCAAATAAGTTATGAGTCATTAGCAAGTGCCAATATACCTACAGTCAATAAAACAGATTCTACCATTTTACCGAGTGAAAACTCTTCTGTTGAAGGAATTTCTTCCTTTAAAGATATTATTAGCAATGAAATTGAAAAATTAAATAATACCCAGGTAAAGGCTGATAAATTAACACAAGATTTCATTACTGGTGAAGTTGAAGATTTGCATAGTGTTATGATAGCAACAGAAGAAGCCCGAATTGCCTTAGAGCTTGCCGTTCAAGTTCGCAATAAATGCGTGGAAGCGTATAAAGAAATCAACAACATGCAATTATAG